In one Zalophus californianus isolate mZalCal1 chromosome 10, mZalCal1.pri.v2, whole genome shotgun sequence genomic region, the following are encoded:
- the LOC118356041 gene encoding ADP-ribosylation factor 4-like, producing the protein MRLLMVGLDAAGKTTILYKLKLGEIVTTIPTIGFNVETVEYKNICFTVWDVRGQGKIRPLWRHYFQNTQGLIFMVDSNDRERIQEGAEELQKMLQEDELRDAVLLLFANKQDLQNAVAISEMTDKLGLQSLRNKTWYFQATCATQGTGLYEGLD; encoded by the coding sequence ATGCGCCTTTTGATGGTTGGATTGGATGCTGCTGGCAAGACGACCATTCTGTATAAACTGAAGTTAGGGGAGATAGTCACCACCATTCCTACCATTGGTTTTAATGTGGAAACAGTAGAATATAAGAACATTTGTTTCACAGTATGGGATGTTCGTGGACAAGGTAAAATTAGGCCTCTCTGGAGGCATTACTTCCAAAATACCCAGGGTCTTATTTTTATGGTAGATAGTAATGATCGTGAAAGAATTCAGGAAGGAGCTGAAGAGCTGCAGAAAATGCTTCAGGAAGATGAGTTGCGAGATGCAGTGTTGCTGCTTTTTGCGAACAAACAGGATTTGCAAAATGCTGTGGCCATCAGTGAAATGACAGATAAATTAGGTCTTCAGTCTCTTCGTAACAAAACATGGTATTTTCAAGCCACTTGTGCTACACAAGGAACTGGTCTGTATGAGGGACTTGACTGA